The stretch of DNA GAGGGCGTCCGGAACGGCCGCGGCCTGGATCGGGAACGGGCGGGTCACACCGTTGTGCGCCAGCTTCTCGACGATCTTCTCGGGCAGCCCGAGGTCACCGAAGCCAGGGCAGGCGGCAATGTCCGTCAAGTGACGTTTACCTTCCTCGTCGAATCGGCGGCGTTTCGAGGAAGGCCCCGCGGCACAGGGCCACAGCGGAGAGATCGCACAAACGCGCCGGATCATGCGGCACGGGGAGCCGTCCGACCTCCCCGGCGCCGAGCGGCCCGGCGCGCCGGATGCGCGCAGCGAAGATCAGCCGCCCGCAGAAGGGTACTAGACCAGCTCTCCGGAAGCCCCGGCACCCTGGATTCCCGGCGGTGATCCGCACCTCGCGGCGGTCCGGGGCGCCCCGGGGCCGGACCCCGCGCACCGCCGTCCGGCCGCCCGCCGGAGCCGGGGCGCCGGAACCGGGGCATCGAGGGTCCGCACCGGCGAAGGCCGCGGCGGTCGGCCCCGGGCGCGGCGGCGTCCGGGCGGATCCCGCCTAACCGCGCATCAGCGCGGCCATCGCGTTGAGCCGGTCGATCTGGGCGGAGCGCTCGGCGGCGCACTGCTCGTCGAGGGTGCGCCCGGCGGCGCCCTGGAGCAGCTCCTTGGTGGCGGCGGCCGCGTCGCGCGGCACCGCCTGCAGCGCCGCGGCCAGGTCGGCGACGGCGGCGTCCAGCTCCGCGCCGGGCACCACCAGCTCGGCCAGGCCCAGCCGGGACGCCTCGTCGGCGGCGACGGTGCGCGCGGTCAGGCAGATCTCCAGGGCTCGGGGCAGCCCGACGATCTCCACCAGCGGCTTGGTACCGGCCAGGTCGGGGACCAGCCCCAGGGCGGGCTCCTTCATGCACAGCTTGGCGTCGTCGGCGAGCACCCGCAGGTCGCAGGCGAGCGCCAGCTGGAAGCCGGCCCCGATCGCGTGCCCGCGCACCGCGGCGATGGAGACGATGTCGGGGCGGTGCAGCCAGGTGAAGCCCTGCTGGTATCCGGCGATCGCCGCGTCCAGTTCGGCGCGGTCCTCCGGGTCGTCGCCGACCATGCCCATCATGGAGCGCTCGCCGGGGACCCCCTCGGGGGAGAACATCGCCAGATCGATCCCGGCGGAGAAGGAGGGCCCTTCTCCCTTGAGCACGACAATACGGACGGAGTCCGGCAGGTTCTGGCCGACATGGGCCAGGGTCGTCCAGGTCCGGCCGGTCATGGCGTTGCGCCGCTCCGGCCTGGCGATGGTGATCTCGGCCAGTTCGCCGTCGATCGAGACCCGCAGCCCCGCCGCGGCCTGCTCCTCCTCGCCGAGGACCGCCGTACCGCCCGCGGCCTCGTCGCGCTGCTCGGCCATGCCCACCTCCGGTTCCGCGGCCGCCCCGGGGACCCGGGCACGACCCGTCGTCGCGTTCAACGGTGGACACCGTAGCCGCGCCGCCGGGCGCCGCCGCGGCCGGGGGGCGCTCCCCGGCTCAGGTGCGGCGGGTGGCGCCGCCGCGGCCGCGCAGGGTCACCCCGGCCTCGGTGAGCAGCCGGTGCACGAAACCGTAGGAACGGCCGGTGGCCGCGGCCAGCGATCGGATGCTCTCGCCGCCGTCGTAGCGCCTCTTGAGTTCCGTGGCTAGTTCGGAGCGCTCGGTTCCCGTCACTCTGGTGCCCTTTCTCAGCGTCTCGGCCACGACTTCCTCCTGATGGGTTCAGTGCCGCCTGCACGGGGGCCGCCCCGGTCGGGGCGGTACCGAAAGCCCATGATCAGCCATGAGATCGTCACTGGCTACCCTCCAGCACCTGGAGCGGGCCGTGCCGGGACCGGTTCGCCTGTTTGTGGACAGCACAAAACTTGACCCGTTTTGCGGTGCCGGGTCAAGGACGACGCGCCGCCGGGGCGGGAACCGGCCGCCCGCCGGACGGCGGGTCAGGCGAGCGTGATCAGGTCCTCGAACTCGGGGTTCCACATGTCCTCGACGCCGTCGGGCAGCAGGATGACCCGCTCCGGCTGGAGCGCGTCGACCGCGCCCTCGTCGTGGGTGACCAGCACGATCGCGCCCTTGTAGTTGCGCAGCGCGCCGAGGATCTCCTCCCGGCTGGCCGGGTCGAGGTTGTTGGTGGGCTCGTCCAGCAGCAGCACGTTGGCGCTGGAGACGACCAGGGCGGCCAGCGCCAGCCGGGTCTTCTCCCCGCCGGAGAGCACCCCGGCCGGCTTGGCCACGTCGTCCCCGGTGAACAGGAACGACCCGAGCACCTTGCGGGCCTCCACCTCGGGCAGGTCCGGGGCGGCCGACATCATGTTCTCCAGCACGGTCCGGTCGGCGTCCAGCGTCTCGTGCTCCTGGGCGTAGTAGCCCAGTTTGAGCCCGTGCCCCTCGATGACCCGCCCGGTGTCCGGCTTCTCGACGCCGGCCAGCAGCCGCAGCAGCGTGGTCTTGCCCGCGCCGTTGAGGCCGAGCACGACCACCCGGGACCCGCGGTCGATGGCCAGGTCCACCCCGGAGAAGATCTCCAGCGAGCCGTAGGACTTGGAGAGCCCTTCGCCCATCAGCGGGGTGCGCCCGCTGGGGGCGGGGTCGGGGAAGCGGAGCTTGGCGACCCGGTCCGCGGCGCGCCCGCCCTGGACCGAGTCGAGCAGGCGCTCGGCGCGGTTGGCCATCTGCTGGGCGGCCTTGGCCTTGGTGGCCTTGGCCCGGAACCGGTCGGCCTGCTTGAGCAGGGCGCCGGCCTGCTTCTCGGCGTTGGCCTGCTCCCGGCGGCGGCGCCGCTCGTCGGCCTCGCGCTGCTCCAGGTAGGCCTTCCAGCCCATGTTGTAGACGTCGATGACGCAGCGGTTGGCGTCCAGGTAGAACACCTTGTTCACCACGTCCTCGACCAGCTCCACGTCGTGGCTGATCACGATGAGGCCGCCCTGGTGCGTCTTGAGGAAGTCCCGCAGCCAGACGATCGAGTCGCCGTCGAGGTGGTTGGTGGGCTCGTCGAGCAGGAGCGTGTCCGCGCCGCTGAACAGGATGCGGGCCAGCTCGATGCGGCGCCGCTGGCCGCCGGAGAGGGTGCCCAGCGGCTGGGTCAGCACCCGGTCGGGCAGGCCCAGGCTGCTGGCGATGGAGGCCGCCTCCGACTCGGCGGCGTACCCGCCCATCACGTGCAGCTCCTCCTCCGCGCGGGCGTAGGCGCGCACGCCCTGGTCGCGCAGGCGGGGGTCGTCGCTGCTCATCTTCTGCTCGGCCTTGCGCATCCGGCGGAGCGTGTCGGCGATGCCCCGGGCGGACAGGATGCGGTCGCGCGCCAGCTCCTCCGGGTCGGTCGCCCGGGGGTCCTGCGGCAGGTAGCCGATGCTCCCGCTGCTGGTGACCGAGCCGGCCGCGGGGATGCCCTCGCCCGCCAGCACCTTGGTGAGGGTCGTCTTGCCCGCCCCGTTCCGCCCGACCAGCCCGACACGGTCGCCCGGGCCGACGCGGAAGGAGGTGGGCTCGAGCAGCAGGCGGGGTCCGACTCTCATTTCGAGGCCAGAGGCGATCAGCATGGGACAGGCGTCTTTCTGCGGTGGGCGGCGTGTGCTGCGGAGGGGCGCCGGGGGCGCTCGCAGGCCGGCCCGGCCCCGGGGCGGGGCGGGCGAGGAGGGGCGAGACCGGGAATCAGGTGCGCCAGGGAAGGGTATCCGATGCCCCTCTCACTCCACCCCTGATTTCTCCGCGGCCCGCTTCTCCGGCCCGGTCTCGGCGGCGGGGCGCTCGGCGGCCGCCGTCCCGTTCCCGCCGCCCTTGGAACGCCCGGAGGCCGCCGATGCTTCCCCGGCCTCCGCCGTGACCTCCGACTCCTCCACCACGGGCTCCTCCCGGGAGAACGGGCGGTCGCGCAGGAGCGCGGCGAGCACCGCGGCCACCGGAGTGGCCAGGAACATGCCGGC from Nocardiopsis composta encodes:
- a CDS encoding enoyl-CoA hydratase/isomerase family protein — protein: MAEQRDEAAGGTAVLGEEEQAAAGLRVSIDGELAEITIARPERRNAMTGRTWTTLAHVGQNLPDSVRIVVLKGEGPSFSAGIDLAMFSPEGVPGERSMMGMVGDDPEDRAELDAAIAGYQQGFTWLHRPDIVSIAAVRGHAIGAGFQLALACDLRVLADDAKLCMKEPALGLVPDLAGTKPLVEIVGLPRALEICLTARTVAADEASRLGLAELVVPGAELDAAVADLAAALQAVPRDAAAATKELLQGAAGRTLDEQCAAERSAQIDRLNAMAALMRG
- a CDS encoding helix-turn-helix domain-containing protein, which produces MAETLRKGTRVTGTERSELATELKRRYDGGESIRSLAAATGRSYGFVHRLLTEAGVTLRGRGGATRRT
- a CDS encoding ABC-F family ATP-binding cassette domain-containing protein, whose amino-acid sequence is MLIASGLEMRVGPRLLLEPTSFRVGPGDRVGLVGRNGAGKTTLTKVLAGEGIPAAGSVTSSGSIGYLPQDPRATDPEELARDRILSARGIADTLRRMRKAEQKMSSDDPRLRDQGVRAYARAEEELHVMGGYAAESEAASIASSLGLPDRVLTQPLGTLSGGQRRRIELARILFSGADTLLLDEPTNHLDGDSIVWLRDFLKTHQGGLIVISHDVELVEDVVNKVFYLDANRCVIDVYNMGWKAYLEQREADERRRRREQANAEKQAGALLKQADRFRAKATKAKAAQQMANRAERLLDSVQGGRAADRVAKLRFPDPAPSGRTPLMGEGLSKSYGSLEIFSGVDLAIDRGSRVVVLGLNGAGKTTLLRLLAGVEKPDTGRVIEGHGLKLGYYAQEHETLDADRTVLENMMSAAPDLPEVEARKVLGSFLFTGDDVAKPAGVLSGGEKTRLALAALVVSSANVLLLDEPTNNLDPASREEILGALRNYKGAIVLVTHDEGAVDALQPERVILLPDGVEDMWNPEFEDLITLA